Proteins from one Sabethes cyaneus chromosome 2, idSabCyanKW18_F2, whole genome shotgun sequence genomic window:
- the LOC128738428 gene encoding acyl-coenzyme A thioesterase 13-like: MLTKMTAKKGLEFLRAVSSYMTKTNGYDRCLQQLKMVSGGDGKCTAEFTVAEEHLNRAGGLHGGYTATIVDVVTTYALMTKDNCLPGVSVDIHLSYLKGAREGDEIVIDANTIRAGKNLAFLECELRHKRDNSIIARGQHTKFIGTGGGKS; the protein is encoded by the exons ATGTTAACTAAGATGACCGCGAAAAAAGGACTAGAATTTTTGCGAGCTGTATCAAGTTACATGACGAAAACAAACGGATACGACCGTTGCTTGCAGCAG CTCAAAATGGTGAGCGGTGGCGATGGTAAGTGCACAGCGGAATTCACCGTAGCTGAGGAACACTTGAATCGCGCCGGAGGACTGCACGGTGGCTACACGGCTACCATAGTGGATGTCGTTACGACCTATGCGCTGATGACTAAGGACAACTGCTTACCGGGCGTGTCGGTCGACATCCACCTGAGCTACCTAAAGGGAGCTCGGGAAGGCGACGAAATAGTAATCGATGCTAACACAATTCGGGCTGGAAAGAACTTGGCTTTCCTGGAGTGCGAACTGCGACACAAACGGGACAATTCCATCATTGCTCGAGGACAGCACACCAAGTTTATCGGGACTGGTGGTGGAAAGTCCTAA
- the LOC128736195 gene encoding uncharacterized protein LOC128736195: MEINEYASIQLPEQTNLPFAISGSGEYYVVSAKGGIQVLQLKYKHIKEDSTINYNLSRLECSKSKPTGQLLTKEIDLYNNSNREQRIKIMLDQTVIPNIATLYINNILANVSPPGIFADYNVCLVAHLTNLGQLTLHRYNREAAEWGTYLDISTLWVAHLYDGNIINRYDRLEPMVKEVLITTFCWRDQTFRQVAHLAVGTKSGKVAICSLYSDNVRIEHVIKLSDAVRVLKWITISEDRNLLLVGLLNGKIAALSFHTQSDATVTDFVKLNDVWNDEDYLTASNIQYEIDQVNQRILVLVVKGTHLLAFLCSFNGEISTVAIQNLNSFMITGTIFCCHIKTIKTNQIVIDLSTMKTDLPISKFSIYGVTATSNRACWMFVGYPSKSFDRLSLRTPTVVFFCRISGREPLKILLENPSLRLTEYYDCAEVIRYSGNRDTQTLKELEALSSTRARVDDAYAYHLKLQLIQLGAKFSYFKKRCLSIADILCNQSQFVATVIEILHAAKVIYYFLYIRQTFNLQLSYMQLLSVRCLRNFMRDFVEDSFPGDFEHVHIALKPVMEEVIGHANEILSGASQKPLQEECTFCGERIAYEKQTCSESHQTFRCSLTKQQIPVQKVETVCEMCDRSSLDVELLAEIFYTDGGHLSVYYRTFPCTTATVACVIGLEDGANVLIDEQIAPADSPHTVTDSTYSGCAPTGSGPGRTDLSKLEAPNPLITVVPLQPAIISRPGPVYEYGEGVFQLASMGKYNSIDCNSTPDFPEPSRHSHANPHQLDYDAAGLRILYQNVRGLRTKIDEFFLAATECDYDVMVLTETWLDDHIHSVQLFGNLFNVYRCDRNRNNSNKTRGGGVLIAVSTRLISFVHPTPVCDTIEQLWVIITTPIRKINVGVMYLPPDRRNDVNAIELHVCSISSIMSRLQSADFSLLLGDYNQPGLRWIRSNNNVPAIDYLHSNISPASSGLLDGFNLHGLTQINYVTNSNDRLLDLVLTNNVTLCELFEAVEPLVPLDSNHPALIITVHQTLPVQFEDTPVETCLDFRRADFDSISIAISQIDWRFLELNPALDDAITVAQTTVV, translated from the exons ATGGAGATAAATGAGTATGCTAGTATACAGCTTCCGGAGCAAACTAATCTACCATTTGCCATATCCGGTTCGGGCGAATATTATGTAGTATCGGCTAAAGGCGGTATACAGGTTCTGCAACTCAAATACAAACACATTAAGGAGGATTCTACGATTAACTATAACTTAAGCCGCTTAGAGTGCTCAAAAAGTAAACCCACCGGTCAGCTGTTGACTAAAGAAATTGACTTGTACAACAATAGTAACCGCGAACAGCGTATTAAAATTATGCTGGATCAAACAGTGATTCCTAACATTGCCACCTTGTATATTAATAACATTTTAGCGAATGTTTCACCGCCAGGTATTTTCGCAGATTATAACGTATGCCTAGTTGCGCATTTAACCAACCTTGGACAGTTAACGCTACATCGTTACAATAGAGAAGCTGCCGAATGGGGCACCTATCTTGATATTTCCACCCTTTGGGTTGCGCACCTTTACGACGGTAACATCATCAATAGATACGACCGTctggaaccgatggtaaaggaAGTCCTGATTACGACGTTTTGCTGGCGAGATCAAACTTTTCGGCAGGTGGCTCATTTGGCGGTTGGAACTAAATCGGGAAAAGTAGCTATCTGCAGTCTTTATTCAGATAATGTTCGCATTGAGCATGTGATAAAATTATCAGATGCTGTAAGAGTACTCAAATGGATAACAATCTCAGAAGACCGAAATTTGCTATTAGTGGGGTTATTGAATGGAAAAATAGCTGCACTCAGCTTCCACACTCAATCAGACGCAACGGTTACCGATTTTGTAAAGTTAAATGATGTTTGGAACGACGAGGATTACCTTACTGCCAGTAATATACAGTACGAGATAGATCAAGTCAACCAGAGGATCTTGGTGTTAGTCGTCAAGGGAACGCATCTGCTAGCCTTTTTATGCAGCTTTAATGGCGAGATAAGCACGGTCGCGATTCAAAACCTAAACAGTTTTATGATTACAG GAACAATCTTCTGCTGCCATATTAAAACGATCAAAACGAATCAAATAGTAATCGATCTCAGTACCATGAAAACCGATCTTCCAAtcagtaaattttcaatttacggTGTAACAGCAACTAGCAACCGAGCCTGCTGGATGTTTGTTGGCTATCCATCAAAAAGTTTTGATCGTTTAAGCTTACGCACACCCACAGTTGTATTCTTCTGTAGAATCAGCGGAAGAGAACCACTTAAAATATTGCTTGAAAATCCGAGCTTAAGACTTACTGAATACTACGACTGCGCTGAAGTCATTCGATACAGTGGTAATCGTGATACGCAAACATTGAAAGAGCTAGAAGCTCTATCGTCAACTCGAGCAAGAGTAGACGATGCTTATGCATATCATTTAAAGTTACAGTTAATTCAGCTCGGAGCTAAGTTTAGTTACTTTAAGAAACGTTGCTTATCGATTGCTGACATCCTTTGCAATCAGTCACAGTTTGTCGCAACAGTAATCGAAATTTTACATGCAGCCAAAGTGATATACTATTTTCTTTACATACGACAAACGTTCAATCTGCAACTGAGCTATATGCAACTGCTATCCGTACGATGCTTGCGCAATTTCATGAGAGATTTTGTGGAGGATAGTTTTCCGGGAGATTTCGAGCATGTTCACATTGCATTGAAACCAGTGATGGAGGAAGTCATCGGGCACGCGAATGAGATACTGTCCGGAGCGTCCCAGAAACCGTTGCAGGAAGAGTGTACATTTTGTGGAGAACGTATCGCATACGAGAAGCAGACATGTTCAGAGTCGCATCAGACTTTTCGGTGTTCGCTAACCAAGCAACAAATCCCAGTGCAGAAAGTAGAAACTGTGTGCGAAATGTGCGACCGGTCTTCACTGGATGTGGAACTGCTGGCGGAGATTTTCTACACTGACGGTGGACACCTTTCCGTGTACTACCGCACCTTTCCGTGTACTACCGCTACTGTTGCGTGTGTGATCGGCC TCGAGGATGGAGCAAATGTCTTAATTGATGAACAAATTGCCCCTGCGGACTCGCCTCACACTGTCACCGATTCAACTTACTCTGGATGCGCACCGACTGGATCTGGCCCGGGGCGCACTGATTTAAGCAAATTGGAAGCCCCTAATCCGCTCATCACAGTCGTGCCACTGCAGCCAGCGATCATcagccgtcccggtcctgtgtaTGAGTACGGAGAAGGGGTCTTCCAGCTTGCTAGCATGGGCAAGTATAATTCTATCGATTGCAATTCGACACCTGATTTCCCCGAACCTTCCAGACATTCACATGCCAATCCTCACCAACTTGACTATGACGCTGCTGGACTTCGGATACTGTATCAAAATGTCCGTGGCCTTCGGACTAAAATAGACGAATTCTTTTTGGCTGCAACCGAATGTGATTACGATGTCATGGTATTGACTGAAACGTGGTTAGATGATCATATTCACTCTGTGCAGCTGTTTGGTAACCTTTTTAACGTGTATCGTTGCGATCGCAATCGCAATAACAGTAATAAGACACGCGGCGGAGGAGTTTTGATTGCTGTCTCAACCCGACTGATTAGCTTTGTTCATCCTACGCCGGTTTGTGACACAATTGAACAACTGTGGGTAATAATCACAACACCAATTCGCAAAATCAATGTCGGTGTAATGTATCTGCCCCCTGATCGCCGAAACGACGTCAACGCTATTGAGCTGCATGTGTGTTCCATCAGCTCGATTATGTCTCGTTTGCAGTCTGCTGACTTTTCATTGTTACTCGGCGACTACAACCAGCCGGGATTGCGATGGATTCGATCGAACAATAATGTGCCTGCTATCGACTACCTCCATTCAAATATTTCGCCTGCCAGCTCCGGCTTATTGGATGGTTTCAACCTGCATGGTCTAACTCAAATCAATTATGTGACAAATAGCAACGATCGTCTTCTTGATTTGGTACTAACTAACAATGTTACTTTGTGTGAGCTGTTTGAGGCTGTCGAGCCACTTGTACCTCTTGACTCTAATCACCCGGCACTGATTATAACGGTACACCAAACCTTGCCGGTTCAATTTGAAGATACTCCAGTGGAAACGTGTTTAGACTTTCGCAGAGCAGACTTTGATTCTATAAGTATTGCCATCTCACAAATTGATTGGCGATTTTTGGAACTTAATCCTGCTCTCGATGATGCTATC ACCGTTGCGCAAACCACCGTGGTCTAA